The Dromaius novaehollandiae isolate bDroNov1 chromosome 4, bDroNov1.hap1, whole genome shotgun sequence genome contains the following window.
GTACAATGTAATAGCATTTGTAATAGTGTGTCCTAACAGAATTGGAGAAAACGAGTTGCAGTTGTGCAGACTGAGTTAAAATCTGGAGCCTTTAGTGTTTGTCAGAATTGAGAATGGAATAACCACTTTCTTCCCATGTTTAACCCAAGGTAGTTTTCCTGCTTCATTGATTAACTGAAAAATATAACTGCTAATTGTTCAGATAGTTGGAGTCTTCCTCTCGCATTCACAAggatggaggagaggagagtcGCCTtctactttctttaaaatatggAAGTGTAGAATGTAAATATGTGTTTTGTGGGAATAAGgtgtttgttgttttcttttcaaccTGTTCAGAAAGTGgctttcaaaagaaattttatGTCTTATTAAATCAAAAATTACCATACTAATTTTTCTAATGAATAAGATCCACGTGGAAAATGTGTGTAGCTACAGCAGCAAAGAGTTTGATATAAATAATTATACCACaaagttttcccatttctgttTAGATGAAGAAATGGAGGTTTTTCTCTGCAAATGTTTCTTTACTGTTTATCTTGTAGGTCTGGTATGTTTTTGCCTGAGAATCTAAATCTTGTCAATGACATCTAAATTGCTTTTTTGTGGTTACAGAGTTCAGTTTATTGGCAGCACCATTAGCAAATATTTTTTGCAGAAGCTCACTGTAATAGgcaaaacttcattaaaaacaatATTTCCTATATTCCGATACTTCCTGCTTTGTTTCCAGTGGTGAGCAGTACTGTGATTCATCTTTAAAACAGACAAATGTCATTACAGCTCATGTTGAAGCTCTAAACTGAAGTCTGTTTCCCTTGAGAGCAAAAGGAAATTgtaaaaatgttcttcatattctaaatttattttgcaattcaatattaaaaattcatctgagcattttatttcattgtagGTAACTTACGTGATTATCTAGCATGGACACTGTTGCTAGCCATAGTTGTCATCTTCTCCAGCAGCTACATGAACAGCGTATTCAGGGTCTTCTCTGTGACTGCATGTTGGTGGTAAAAGGTGTCTGCTTTAAAGCACACAAAAATGTATTAGCTGCTTTCAGTCAATATTTCAGGTATGTAGTAGAAAAGTTTTCTACTAATGAACTGAATGCTATCGGTTGAGTTTATCTCCAAGAACGTTATTTTTTCTGCTATTTACAGACTACAATAACTATTAGagtttaaagggaaaaaataaattgcttgGCCAGAGATAAATCTGTATCTTGTATTTTGCCTAATTTAAGAATTGATGTCATCCTAATTTATTTTCTGGACATATCTAGTTAACTGCTGAACTGTTGGGCTTTGGAATTGTCTTTTTCATTACTTGTTTACAGTGCATTGTATAATGGATTCTGGTGTGGACCTGCAGCTAGTATTTTAGTATAAAAAGATGATAGTTTATAAGGAGCATGGTACTGTGTGAGCAAAGCCACATAAGGGATTTATTGGATGAAACAATTCACATTATCCTCTTCTGTTTGATAGTgtccaaaaataaaatttgagtaTAGGTGTAAATATTGAATTTCTACTTAGAACTAATTCTTACAGAGACTGTGTCTGTGTTTTAAAGTATACAGCTGGCCTATGAAGCAATGTCACTGATTTCTTTCCCCGTGCTATGGCCCCACAGTCTACACTCAAGTATTTTGGGATGTTGGGTTACCTAACTTAGTGTTTACCTTAGTTGGGAGTAAATTGGAAGATATTGAAGCTTTTTAGACCTTGCTTGTTGAAGCATATCTAAAGCTTGACTGCCAATtctaatggaagaaaaaaatttttgtaTTGCTaccagggaaaaaaggaaacaggttgattttatttttttctcttatagtGTTGTAATCCTGATGATGAAGTGGATTTATGCTTAAAGACCTTGAGCTGAATTTTCAAAGTAGTAGAAGAGAATTAGGCACTCAACTAGTATTAAAATTCTGTGGGACATAGGTGACTAATTCATTTAGACTCTCAACCCAGGTATGCTTACTGTAGTTCTGGTTTTAATATAGATAGCATGGGCTGGATTTGTGGAAGAATTTGAATATGTGCACTGGCTTCAGAGTGGCATGCAAGGATGAGGATAGGATACATTAAGTACAGGGATACCTCTGAAACCctgtatttttaaagcttaaGCCTAGACTCCCATTTGCTTAAGATTTAGAGCTCATTGAGATTGTGTTCACCTTTAAAGAAAACCTAATTGGAGAATTACCTAAGAAGAGGGCTAATCAAGCCGAGGGCATTTTTTTGTGCAGGAAAATAGCCACATAGGAATAACCTGAGCCTGTTTATATATCCTTTTTGTGGGAGTACCAGGTTAGAGACTGGGGGTTCTGGTGAAAGAGTTGGTGACTAAGGCAAGGTACCAAGCTACTCGGTCTAGGACTGGTTATGCATATGAAGAAGTACACCTCTGACACTAGGAATACTTTATGTCAAATAATAAGTTTTCTGAATTCAGATACTTTAAGGACTCAATTCTGTGGGGATTGGTTGGACTGCTCTTCTAGGCTTATGTACCTATATTCTTCAGTATTCTTTTACTGGTTCTTATTCAATACCAGTAGAGTAATACTTTTCTGAATATGCCAGAAGAGTTTGAAAATATTGCCATCCTCTTGTTCACTATTATCATCCTCTTGCCTACTTGCACAGGCAGAGCTAATGGACAATCTTTAATAAGGTTTACTGGTAACGCTTGATGGAAAAGCTCAGTTGCCAGAGGAGAACACTTTAATATTGCTGACTTTGAggtctgtctttctccttcttaCTAGAAAATTTTTCATGTTCTCATTCGTTTGCCATGAGGGAGGTGAAAACACCATTCCGACTCAATTAACTTTTGCAAATGGTCTGTAAATATACCATTGCATCCCATACGTAAAGAACATCGGATGGGAAACTGCAAGTCCTAGGGTGTGATTTCACAACAGTAAAAAACAGACAATTAGagttttagaaaagatttttacTTTGGGCCAGTGTAATAGTATAGGGTTATTAGTATAAGGCAAATATTTGAGCAGTTTTGAGTTCTGCTGCAGCAGCGATTTAGAGAAGAGCATATAGTGTATGTTGTTGGTTCATCCTGGGCAGTCCAtgcttgtttcttttaatataaaagtCTGTGTGAATTGTTAGTGTATGTGTTTGACTACTATAAAGAACTCTGCCTTATTTCATCAGGACCCTTTTTCAGAATTCTTCAGGCCAGAAGAATGATGTCTTTCACTTGGACATTAAAAATGTAGGTGGGATAGGCCAAATCTTGGACTTCATGTACACTTCTCACCTGGATCTTAGCCAGGACAACGTACAAGCTATGTTGGATATTGCACAGTGTCTCCAAGTGCAAAATGTGCTGAACATTTGCCACACCTTTCTAAAATCTTCTACAGCCATTGAACAGCCAGCCAGCATGCCTTGTAATAGCATATTCTCTCTGCAAAGTACTTTGACTACAGATTCCAGCTGTGCCAATGACAGTTATGGAACAAACCTATTGCATGAATGTTCATCTGACACGCAAGCTAATAAAGCCTTGATTGACCACCATTCTCATGGTTCACATTCTGTTAATCTTCACGCACCCTCAGGTGATGTACAGAAACAGCCACATGACTCCTTAGATGGCAGCTGCACAGAGCTTCCTTTTAAACAGCCAAATTACTATTATAAACTACGCAACTTTTATAGTAAACAGTTCTACAAGCAAAATGCTTGCTCTAATCATGAGAGAATAACAGAACAATCCTTTTCTTACAATGCATCTACAGAAATAAACACAGCAGAGAATAATTCTTGTACAGTCAATCATTCTGAATGTATTCTGGAAACCTCTGATCATTTACCATCAAACTTTCTGGTTCAGTCCTTGAATGAAGCTGCTCCAGACCAAGGTTCAGAAAGCACACTTTCACAGCCCACCAAGCAGATGCGGCTGAAAAAAGCAATACACCTCAAAAAGTTAAATTTTCTAAGATCTCAGAAGTCTGCAGAGCAGCCACCTGAGCCTAAAAGAGATGACAATACAATAACAAGAGTAACTGAATCTGTAAATGAAAGTACCACGGCAATGACAAATGTCAgagttactgaagaaaaagaaactgaagatctAGGTAATTCTGAGAATTTTGAGCAAACTGTTGAAATGGAAAGATCTCAAGGCCCTTTGGAACAAGAAGGGCAATCACAGACTCTTCAGTCGCAGAGGCAATATGCTTGTGAATTGTGTGGGAAGGCTTTCAAACATCCAAGCAATTTGGAGCTCCATAAACGGTCTCATACAGGTACAGTTATTTGTCTGCAGACCAAACACTTGAATTAAAGAGGATATCTTGGAATGTTTCTTGATTGAGAGCTGCTGATTACAGATCagcttgcaaaaatatttctttatgaaTAACCATATAGGAAAACAGACTGCAAGATTGAGTGCAGTTTAGCTTACAGctttatttgtattaaaaattttccctttttttcagggTTCTTTTTCAA
Protein-coding sequences here:
- the ZBTB49 gene encoding zinc finger and BTB domain-containing protein 49 isoform X1, which translates into the protein MDTVASHSCHLLQQLHEQRIQGLLCDCMLVVKGVCFKAHKNVLAAFSQYFRTLFQNSSGQKNDVFHLDIKNVGGIGQILDFMYTSHLDLSQDNVQAMLDIAQCLQVQNVLNICHTFLKSSTAIEQPASMPCNSIFSLQSTLTTDSSCANDSYGTNLLHECSSDTQANKALIDHHSHGSHSVNLHAPSGDVQKQPHDSLDGSCTELPFKQPNYYYKLRNFYSKQFYKQNACSNHERITEQSFSYNASTEINTAENNSCTVNHSECILETSDHLPSNFLVQSLNEAAPDQGSESTLSQPTKQMRLKKAIHLKKLNFLRSQKSAEQPPEPKRDDNTITRVTESVNESTTAMTNVRVTEEKETEDLGNSENFEQTVEMERSQGPLEQEGQSQTLQSQRQYACELCGKAFKHPSNLELHKRSHTGEKPFECNICGKHFSQAGNLQTHLRRHSGEKPYICEICGKRFAASGDVQRHIIIHSGEKPHLCDICGRGFSNFSNLKEHKKTHTADKVFTCDECGKSFNMQRKLVKHRIRHTGERPYSCSACGKCFAGSGDLRRHVRTHTGEKPYTCETCNKCFTRSAVLRRHKKMHCKATDEGPNSLDEFTQGIETPDLDKSQSSDSFGQEMSVTLLPVSVKFPIRPSGNSTEFDNSADSYCKLRSMIQHPDSANQQKLSMDSAKLPKAQTQQTPPPSYTYTDVDVSSAEEPLQSDSISMIRSSMVNLDSHCNDPLGSRTSSAAYKSNEGPFFSSMTLWGLAMKTLQNESELEQ